From the genome of Brevundimonas sp. NIBR11:
GGCCGAATGACCGGAGCTAAGGCACCGCTCAAGCCGAAGCACATCTGGGCGATCCGACAGCATCTCAAGTCGGTCGGATCGGTCCGAGATCTGGCGATGTTCAACATCGCATTGGACGCCAAGCTGCGGGGCTGTGATCTCGTAAAGCTCCGGCTCGGTGATATCGCTCAAGGCGGCGTCGTTCGGCAGCGATCGACAATTGTTCAGCAGAAGACCGGTCGACCGGTCCCATTCGAAATCACGGAGGCTGCAAGGGACGCTTTGGCGCACTGGCTCGAACGCCGAGGGCGGCGCCGTGACGACTGGTTGTTTCCTAGCCGCAGCCGAGATGGAGCGCATATCGGTACTCGGCAGTATGCTCGCTTGGTCGACGCCTGGGTGGGAATGATCGATTTGGATCCCAGCGCATACGGCACCCACAGCCTCCGACGGACAAAGGTGGCCATGATCTACAAGAAGACCGGCAACTTGCGAGCCTGCCAACTGCTGCTCGGCCACGGAAAGCTGGAGAGCACCGTCAGATATCTCGGCATCGAAGTCGACGACGCGCTGGAGATCTCGGAGCAGATCGACCTCTGAACCGGCTTGGGGCGGCCCGCCACAAAGCGGACTGCCCCAATGTCTTAGAAGGTGGGAAGCAGACATAGCCTCCCACCCGTTGGCGCGTCAGCCGATCACGAACCTGTCCCGGTGCGCATCAATGAATGCGTCGAGCGAGGTCAGCGGCACGCCCCAGTTCCGGACGGCGTTGAGGTCGACCTTGTAGCCTTCGACATTGTTCCAGATTTCGTGCTTGTAACCCAGCTCACCGTAGGGCTTCGCGAGTGACTGTTCCTTAGTCAGCGTCACCGCCGTAACCGTCTTTCCGGTGGCTCTCGATATGAGAGCCGCCACCTCGGGCAAGGTCGCGTTTGTTGCGGCGAGGTCGATCTCGTGTCCGTGGAACCGCGCCGGATCGGCGAACGCCGCCGCCGCGAACGCGCCGATGTCCGTCGCTGCGATCCAGTCGATGCCGGTATCGGCGGCGACCGCTGTCTCGAAGCGGCCCTGTTCACGGATGCTGGGCCACATGGCCTCCACCATCGGCGGCACGAGATTTTCCATGATCATGGCCGGCTTCAGGATCGTCCAATGGCGGAAGCCTTGCGCCTTGACCATGTCGATCACAGCGGACTTGTTGTTCCAGTAAAGCGGCTCCCACCGTCCGTCGTCCCAACCGATGAAGTTGGCCTGATCGCCTGCGCGGGCGACGGAGGTGTGGACGACGGTCTCCACACCCGCTCGACCGGCAGCCTCGATCAAGGCTCTGCCGGTTACGACTTCGGTGTCCGGGTCACCTGGATGCGATCCCATCTGCATCGAGAATAGACCGCTCACGCCATCTAGAGCGGCGTCGAGGCTAGCGGGAACGTTGAAGTCGCCCTGCACGACCTCCACACCCTGCGCCGCCAACGACCGAGCCGCTGACGAGCGGGTGTCGCGGGTCATCGCGCGAACGGAGCGTCCATCCCGCAACAGTGCGCGCACGACCGCGCCGCCCTGCTTGCCCGTGGCGCCAGTGACAAGGATCGGGCGCTGATCAGCCTGCGCGTTCGTCATAGGAAACTCTCTCTTTGCTGTGGGCGCTTCGGGCGCTCTGGAAAGCCCATCTGGCCCTAGCTAATACGAAACGCAAGAGTTCCGGTTTGATTGAGTTTCGTAATGTCCCTATCTTGTCGCGATGGACCAGACAGCGGATCGACATCAGCGCCGCCTTCCCCCAGCAGCCCGTGGGCGAACTCAGGACAGAACTCGCGATGACCGGCTGATCAGCGCGACCCTCGAGCTGCTTGCCGAGCGCGGCTATCATGGGCTTACGATGACCGATGTCGCGACCCGAGCGGGCGCGTCCAAGGCGACCCTCTATCGGCGGTGGACGACAAAAGCCGACCTCGTCGCCGATGCCGTAGATACGATTAGTCCAGCCGTCTCGCCTGCATATCCGGGCACCTCGTTGCGAGATGACCTTCTCGCACTGCTGGAACAGGCTGGAACCTGTGATGGCCGATCAGAGGTCGTGACCGCTACTATGGACATGGCTCGGCTGGACCCCGACCTCTATCGAACACTGGCGGGACGTTTCTCGACCTTCATCCGCAGTGAGTTGGGCGAGCTTGCTCGACGGGCAGTGGAAGAGGGACACGCGCCGCTTGCTGATCTCGATCTGGACGCAATGAGTGACGTGGTGGTCGCCCATTTGGCGCATGACGCGGGCCCCGCTGGTGTATCGGTTCCGCGTGAGAGGCTCGCCCGGTTGGTGGACCATGTGCTGCTTGTCCTCCTCACAGGTGTGCGTACGCGCTGATCTTCCATCGCGCTCGATGCCGTGTGTTGAACGTCCGCTATGGGTCGACAGCGGTCAAAGGCATCTGACCGAAAAGCGGACGTTCCGAGGCCCAAACAGCGTGGCTGAATGTCGTGTTTTCGGCGCTAGGCCAATGTCCGCTCCTGGCGCAGAGCTGACATTCCTCCCCCATCAGGCGATCAGTTGCTCTGGCTTCACCTTTAACGCCTTCGCCATCCGCTCGAGCACGGTAACCGTGGGGTTCCGCACGCCACGCTCCACGCCTGAGACATAGGTTCTATGCATGTCCGCCTCGAAGGCGAACAGCTCCTGCGACAGGCCTGCTTCGGTCCTGAACCTCTTCACGTTCTCACCGACACGCTTGCGGATATCCATGCCCGGAGAGGGCAGGCGCGCATCCCATCGGTCGACAGATTATGAGTCACATCAGACTTGACTGCCGCGCTTTGTCGAGCTGTCCATGTCGTCCTTGGTGACTCATAGGATGCATGATTTGGAAGCGGCATTTATCGGACTTTGCGTGGCGATCGGCCTCGGCCTGATCCCGGCCTCGATCGCCCATGCCAAGGGGTACGACTTCGGGCTATTCTGGGTTTATGGCATCCTTGTACTAATCGTCGCACTACCGCACGCGATCACCCTGACGCCCGACCGCCGCCGCCTGGATCAGCGCAAGGCCCGCGAAGGGTACGGCCACTGCCCCTCCTGCGCCGAGCTCGTGCGGAAGCAGGCGATCCGTTGCCCTCATTGCCAGTCGGGTCTCGTCGCGCATGATTGACGATCAACCGGACCAAGCCGAGGCGCCCCGCCCACGCAGCTTGATCGTCGATGTCGCCGGCGCGAACTCAAGGGCACCGGTTGTACCTAAGCCGGACTCTAAACGCCCGAAGCTCAAGACGCAGACCTGGGCATTCTTCTTTGCCGCGGGGGCGGTTTTGGTGGTCGGCTTGATTGGTATGGAGATTGTGAGAGATCGCGCCGGCTCCGGAGGCGCTGCCATTGGCAGCTGTCAGGACGTAGACGGAGCCGTGGCGGCTATTCGTACGACCGTCGACACCTATGCCCGCACGGAGACTGAAGCCCTGCAGTTTCGGCAGCGCCACATCAGCCGTGAGGTGAGCACCGCCCGGGGCTGCACAATCTCGGTCTACGGTGAGCTCCGCGTCACTTGGCCGGACGGCATGACGACCAACGAAGCATTTGATGCCAGTGCCATGCCGGCCCGCAATGGCAGCCAACGCTGGATCGTGGATGGCCCGTTCTTCTACGATCAGGCCGACGATGACGTTATACAGTAGCTGGCCACCCTGTCTCACCCGATTGGGTCCCGGTCGCTTCCGGGCCACGCAGAAGGCAAGCCCGCGTCCGGGTCCATATCTATCGCCGGTAGCGGATTTCAGAGAAGGTCGTCTACCGCCTGCTCTAGTCGGTCCCGCCAGGCGAGCTTGTCGAGCCAGGAATAGGGTATTCCACCAGCTCCGCCCAAGGCGCCGGCCAACTGCCCGGTAATGGCTGCGGTTGTGTCCGCGTCCTGACCCAGATTGGCCGCCAGCAGCACGGCGTCTGCGAAGCCAGCGCTCCGTCCGACAGACCAGAGAGAGGCTTCCAGGCTGTGAGCGACATACCCCGTGGCCCGGATCTCGGCCCGCCGTTTGCCGCGCCAGGAGCCAGTGGCGATTCTGTCGATGGCGCCGGCCCAGTTGCTGGACCGGCCACGCAGCACCTCCGACCTGCTGGCGCCCTCGATCGCGTCTGCCAGGGTTTCGGCGTAGATGACACAGGCATCGACCGCCTCTGCCGCGGCGTGGGTGGTCTTCGACTGCCGCGCTGCCGCATCCCGCAAGCTCTCCCGGTTGCCGAAATAGCGGATCGCCACCGGCGCAAGTCGCATCAGCGATCCATTGCCAGCCGAGTACGCGTCTGTGGAGCCGCAATGATCGCCCTTGGTGCGCCTCCAGCGCGACAAAGCCTGTTGCGTCGTCGCCCCGATGTCGAAGCAGTGGCCCGTGCAGGAGTAGGCGCCCGTCGCCCACCATTCGGAGAACCGGCCCAACAGGTCCTGTTCGTTCAAGCCGCCGCAGGCGTTCAAGCTGTCGGCCAGCGCCAGCGCCATGGCTGTGTCATCCGTCCACTGGCCAGGCTTCAGGCCAAAGGGGCCACCGCCAACCATGTCGGTGAGCGGCGGGTAGCTGTCGCGGGCTTTGAACTCCAGGGTCGTGCCGACAGCGTCGCCGACCGCGAGCCCCAAAAGGGCGCCGTTCGCCCGCTCGCGGATCGCATCGGCCGCGGTCGAGGGCTGGCGCTCGGCGACCGCGCGTGTGCCCAGCACATGGGCTTCCTGGGCGGTGGTTTCGATCGCGCCTGGGCGGACGCGCCGTACGTCCTCGATAGCTTTCGCGGGCTCAACGCCAAGCTCCACCATCAGGCGGGCGGCGATCATGCCGGCGCGGCCCAGCCCGCCCTTGCAATGGATCACAACGTCGAAGCCTGCGCGCAGGCGATCGCGTAGCCCTTCGCCGATCGTTTTCCAAACGGCTTCGAACTCGGGGCCCGGAACCGAGACGTCGGGGATCGGGGCATGGAGCCAGTTCATTTGCATCCGCCGGGCGGATGCGCCCAGACCTTCGACCTTCAGCGCCTTGAGCTCGTGGGCTTCGACCAGGGTGAGGACTGCTGCGGCGCCCCAGTCGGCGATGGCCGCCACATCAAGCTCGAGGTCCCGGTTCCAGCCGCCGGTGGCGGCTGAGGGTTGTACCTTGCCCGGGCAGAAGGTGATGCCGACACGGCCCAGATCTGGCCCGGGGTGAACCGACGCGATCTGGAGAGGGTGGGTGAGGGAGGTGCGGGTCATGGACGGCGCATTCGCTCCACGGCCTTAAGAAGTCCAGTCGATCGACCGAACTACTCGGGCTCGTCCTCGAAGAAGCCGTTTTTGCGCAGAGCAGCGGACAGGATATCGACGACCGGATCGTCGGAGAGCACGGTCTGCTTTTTCCAGCGGCGCTGACGGGCCTCGATCACGTCGAAAATCTTGACCGCGCCCTGGGTCGTCTTGGCTTCCCCGGTGACCGCTTCTCGCACCATCTTCCTGACGATGGCTTTCCGGGCTGTCACGCTCTCGCCATCCGTCGTAAACGCGATCGCCTCTTCAAGGGCGGCTTCAAGCTCTTCTGCCAAGCTCTTGGGCTTATTGCGGCTACCGCGTGGGCGACCAGGATTGCCGGGCTTGAACTGGTGTTCGGGAGGCGGGCGGCCGTAGCCGACGCCCGGCTGCGGCTGCGGCTGCGGCTGCAGCTCCGGCTGCTGCTGCGGCTCAGGACTGAAACCCATCTCCTGTGCGTCAGTAGGGTCGTTCATGACTGAGGCGCCTGCAGCAGCTTCATATCGGCGATCGGGGAGCACACGCCCAGGCGCTCCGCCTCGACCTCCTCGAAGGTCTGGCCCGTTGCCTGCAGATAGACCTCGCCGCCGGTGAGGCCCTGGTAGCGGCGAACGATCACATCAACGTAAAGCGGATCGAGCTCCAGCACGCGAGCGACGCGGCCGGCCTTATGGGCCGCGATCAGGGTCGAGCCGGAGCCGCCGAACGGATCCAGCACGAGGTCGCCACGGTTCGACACGTCCATGATCGCGTCCATAACCATGACGACCGGCTTGGCGGTTGGGTGGAGCGCCAGGTCGTTCATACGGTCCGAGTGGAAGCCCGAGGCGCCCGGGTACTGCCAGAGATTGGTGCGATAGCGCACCGAACCTAGGCCGAAGTTGTTGACGTGATCGCCTTCCCCTTTGCGGAACACGAACACCAGTTCGTGCTGGCTCCGGTAGAAGGCGCCCATGCCGGCGTTGGACTTGGCCCAGACGCAGACGTTGGCGAGCTCGTCGAAGGCCGCATCGCCTGATTCGATCATCTCGTACATATGGCGCCAGTCCATGCAGACGAAGGCGACCGCGCGGTCCATCAGATTGTCGGCGCTGCAGCACATCGATTGCAGAAGGAACTCGGTGAACTCCTCGACAGACATCTCGCCGGACGCCATCGGGAACTCGCGACGGTCGATGCCGCGTCCGGCCACGAAACCCGAGATCTTGAGGTTATAGGGCGGGTCCGTGAACATCATCCGCGCCTTCTCGCCGGGGGCCATCAGCGCATCGTAGGCTTCGGCGGTCGTTGCGTCGCCGCAGGCCAGGCGGTGGTCGCCCAGAAGCCACACATCGCCCGGACGCGTGATGGGCAGCGAATCCGGGCCAGGCGGCGGGTCACTTGGCCCGTCGCCGCTGAACCCGATCGAGAGGGCCTTGTCGACCTCGGCCTGGCTGAAACCGAGGTCCCACAGGGAGGCTTTCAGTTCCAGCGGCGCGAGAAACTGCAGTTCCAGCTTCAATGCGCCATCGTCCCAGCTGGACAGTTGGCTGAGTTTGTTATCGGCCAGCATGAAGGCGCGCTGGTCTTCCTCGGACAGGTGGGCCTGTGAGACAACGGGCACTTCGTCGAGGCCGAGTTGGATGGCTGCCTCGAGGCGGGCATGGCCAGCCAGCACCTGGTTGTTGGAGCCGACGACGATCGGGAGCGCGAAGCCGTACGCCCGCATATTGGCGGCCAGCTTCCGGATCTGTTCAGGCGGACGAACGCGCGACTTGTTAGCGTGCGGCTTTAGCAGGTTGACCGGCAGCAGGCGAACCTTCGCGGCGAGAAGGATGATCTGGGGCAGGTTTGGGATAGGCGGTTCTTGAGGCATGAACGGCTCCTGTAACTGGGAGCTGTACAAAGAGACCTTGGAACCCGGGCGGGCGATCAGATGGTTTTGACCCTAGGCCGCCTTGCGCTCTCTGGCGGCGAGACGACGGCCTTTAAGATGCTGCTCCATCAGGCTTGCGACACTGGTCTGGCGGATGGCGGGGGCGATGATCTGGACTGCGGCGGACACGAAACGCCCGGCCGCGGAATGGGCGTGGCCGGTGTACTCGGTCCGGAGCTTGGGGTTGTGGGTGGCCTTGAGGCCGGTGCCCGTTTCCCAGGCATCCACCAGCTCGGCGATCAGGCGCCGTTCGGCCGGGCTGGCGGGGAGGGGGCCGCGGCTGTCCGTCCGGCACTGCATAAGGGCGTATTCGATCAGGTCCAACGACATCTCGCTGACCGACAGGTCGATGCTGTCCGGCTTACGCAGGCCGATGGCGTGAAGAAGCCGGAAAGCCAAATCGTCGTCTGAGGCGAGATACAGCTCCTCCAACGTGCCTCGTGCCCGGTCGGTCGGATCGCTGCGTGCTTTCCCGACCCAGTCGAGCATGATCGCGATGGAGCCGTTCTGCTCCCCCTTGGAGGCCTTGCCAGCGTCCTCCTGGGCGAAGTCGCGGTAGTAGCTGTTCGCAATCGTCTCAAGACGGGCCGTATCCTTGGCATTGACGCTGTCGAGCCGCGTCAATGCCTGTCGCTGATCTTCGGTCACGCGGCTCACGACGCGACCGGCGGCCACATCCTCCGGGCTGCCGTCGATCATGACAACGCCGTCCCGACCCAATGAAATTTTTCTGCGAGCTGGCATGGGGGGGCGATGTCTTGATTCTCGTGTCGCAGTGAAGATTACAGTCGCATTTTATTCGAAAGGACGCATTTATGTCGGTCATGAATGCTCAAGCTGTTCCTTCTGATGTCGATGCGTTGTTCGACGCGCTGATAGAACAGCTTGAGCATGCAGTCGATCTTTCGAGCCGTCCGAATAGAGACGAGCGGCTTGGGGACATCCAGGCCTGCTGCATCGAAGCCGCTCGTCTGGCCGGTGAGGCCATGGCCAGCCCGGTCTGACGCCGCATCATCCCGTCTTTTCGCCCGCCTTGCGGGCTCGGGTCGGTACTGGCGGGCCGTTCCGCCTGAAGGAGCCGACTATGACCCCAAACCGAAACAAGCCGACAGCGACCGGCGCTCAAACCCGTGCGCCTCAGGCGCCGTCTAGCCCGCCGTTAGAGCAACTTGATCTAGCTTCGTCGCGAGCGTCCCGCGTGACTAAGACGGCCGCCGTCATCGCTCTTTTGCAGCGACCTGAAGGCGCTACACTGGATCAGATCGTCGATGCGACGGACTGGCAGCGCCACTCCGCTCGCGGCGCGCTTGCAGGTGCGATCCGTAAGAAACTGGGCGCACCGGTCAGCTCGGAAGTCATTGAGGGCCAGCGGCGTTACCGCGCGCCGAAGGCCGGCGCGTGAGCCCGAGCGAGGCAGAGAAGGCCGTGATCGCGTTGGAAGGCATGGACGTGGCTGCGTTGCGTAAACGCTGGAGTGAAGTTTACATCCAGCCGCCGCCCTCCATGCGGTCACCGTACCTTCTGAGGCTGCTGTTGGCCTGGCGAATCCAGACGCAGGCCTTCGGCGGTCTGGACGCCGCCACCCGGCGGACGGTGCTGTCGAAGGCCAAGCCTCATGTGGGGCCCAAGCTTTCAGCCGGGACGCGCATCACCCGCGAGTGGCGGGGGCGCACCCATGATGTCGAAGTGATCGAAGGCGGCTTCCTCTACAGTGATCGACGCTTCGCGAGCCTCTCGGAAGTGGCCCGCGAGATCACCGGGGTTCGCTGGAACGGTCCTCGCTTCTTTGGGCTCCGGAAGGCCAAGGCGGCATGACGACCAAGCCCGCTAAGCTGCGCTGCGCCGTCTACACGAGGAAGAGCAGCGACGAGGGGCTCGATCAGGCTTTCAACAGCCTGCATGCCCAGCGCGAGGCCTGCGAAGCCTATGTTAAAAGCCAGGCGGGGGAGGGGTGGGTTCTCCTGCCCACGCTGTACGACGACGGCGGCCTGTCGGGTGGGACCATGGAGCGACCCGCGCTGAAGCAACTGCTCGCCGACATCGAGCATGGGATCGTCGACATCGTCGTGGTCTATAAGGTCGATCGCCTGACCCGATCGCTCATGGATTTTGCACGCATTGTCGAGCGCTTTGATCAGCATCAGGTCTCGTTCGTCTCCGTGACCCAAGCGTTCAACACCA
Proteins encoded in this window:
- a CDS encoding tyrosine-type recombinase/integrase — protein: MSQPDLFRLPRKPWNAGRMTGAKAPLKPKHIWAIRQHLKSVGSVRDLAMFNIALDAKLRGCDLVKLRLGDIAQGGVVRQRSTIVQQKTGRPVPFEITEAARDALAHWLERRGRRRDDWLFPSRSRDGAHIGTRQYARLVDAWVGMIDLDPSAYGTHSLRRTKVAMIYKKTGNLRACQLLLGHGKLESTVRYLGIEVDDALEISEQIDL
- a CDS encoding NmrA/HSCARG family protein, with translation MTNAQADQRPILVTGATGKQGGAVVRALLRDGRSVRAMTRDTRSSAARSLAAQGVEVVQGDFNVPASLDAALDGVSGLFSMQMGSHPGDPDTEVVTGRALIEAAGRAGVETVVHTSVARAGDQANFIGWDDGRWEPLYWNNKSAVIDMVKAQGFRHWTILKPAMIMENLVPPMVEAMWPSIREQGRFETAVAADTGIDWIAATDIGAFAAAAFADPARFHGHEIDLAATNATLPEVAALISRATGKTVTAVTLTKEQSLAKPYGELGYKHEIWNNVEGYKVDLNAVRNWGVPLTSLDAFIDAHRDRFVIG
- a CDS encoding TetR/AcrR family transcriptional regulator, whose amino-acid sequence is MDQTADRHQRRLPPAARGRTQDRTRDDRLISATLELLAERGYHGLTMTDVATRAGASKATLYRRWTTKADLVADAVDTISPAVSPAYPGTSLRDDLLALLEQAGTCDGRSEVVTATMDMARLDPDLYRTLAGRFSTFIRSELGELARRAVEEGHAPLADLDLDAMSDVVVAHLAHDAGPAGVSVPRERLARLVDHVLLVLLTGVRTR
- a CDS encoding helix-turn-helix transcriptional regulator — translated: MKRFRTEAGLSQELFAFEADMHRTYVSGVERGVRNPTVTVLERMAKALKVKPEQLIA
- a CDS encoding ADP-ribosylglycohydrolase family protein is translated as MTRTSLTHPLQIASVHPGPDLGRVGITFCPGKVQPSAATGGWNRDLELDVAAIADWGAAAVLTLVEAHELKALKVEGLGASARRMQMNWLHAPIPDVSVPGPEFEAVWKTIGEGLRDRLRAGFDVVIHCKGGLGRAGMIAARLMVELGVEPAKAIEDVRRVRPGAIETTAQEAHVLGTRAVAERQPSTAADAIRERANGALLGLAVGDAVGTTLEFKARDSYPPLTDMVGGGPFGLKPGQWTDDTAMALALADSLNACGGLNEQDLLGRFSEWWATGAYSCTGHCFDIGATTQQALSRWRRTKGDHCGSTDAYSAGNGSLMRLAPVAIRYFGNRESLRDAAARQSKTTHAAAEAVDACVIYAETLADAIEGASRSEVLRGRSSNWAGAIDRIATGSWRGKRRAEIRATGYVAHSLEASLWSVGRSAGFADAVLLAANLGQDADTTAAITGQLAGALGGAGGIPYSWLDKLAWRDRLEQAVDDLL
- a CDS encoding DUF5681 domain-containing protein; this translates as MNDPTDAQEMGFSPEPQQQPELQPQPQPQPGVGYGRPPPEHQFKPGNPGRPRGSRNKPKSLAEELEAALEEAIAFTTDGESVTARKAIVRKMVREAVTGEAKTTQGAVKIFDVIEARQRRWKKQTVLSDDPVVDILSAALRKNGFFEDEPE
- a CDS encoding DNA methyltransferase gives rise to the protein MPQEPPIPNLPQIILLAAKVRLLPVNLLKPHANKSRVRPPEQIRKLAANMRAYGFALPIVVGSNNQVLAGHARLEAAIQLGLDEVPVVSQAHLSEEDQRAFMLADNKLSQLSSWDDGALKLELQFLAPLELKASLWDLGFSQAEVDKALSIGFSGDGPSDPPPGPDSLPITRPGDVWLLGDHRLACGDATTAEAYDALMAPGEKARMMFTDPPYNLKISGFVAGRGIDRREFPMASGEMSVEEFTEFLLQSMCCSADNLMDRAVAFVCMDWRHMYEMIESGDAAFDELANVCVWAKSNAGMGAFYRSQHELVFVFRKGEGDHVNNFGLGSVRYRTNLWQYPGASGFHSDRMNDLALHPTAKPVVMVMDAIMDVSNRGDLVLDPFGGSGSTLIAAHKAGRVARVLELDPLYVDVIVRRYQGLTGGEVYLQATGQTFEEVEAERLGVCSPIADMKLLQAPQS
- a CDS encoding DUF3489 domain-containing protein, with the translated sequence MTKTAAVIALLQRPEGATLDQIVDATDWQRHSARGALAGAIRKKLGAPVSSEVIEGQRRYRAPKAGA
- a CDS encoding DUF2924 domain-containing protein codes for the protein MIALEGMDVAALRKRWSEVYIQPPPSMRSPYLLRLLLAWRIQTQAFGGLDAATRRTVLSKAKPHVGPKLSAGTRITREWRGRTHDVEVIEGGFLYSDRRFASLSEVAREITGVRWNGPRFFGLRKAKAA